In Chthonomonadales bacterium, the following proteins share a genomic window:
- a CDS encoding DUF2344 domain-containing protein: MKVLLRYEKGEPARWIGHLDLQRAFARALRRAGLPVSFSEGFNPRPRLAFASALGVGVTGSGEAAMLTLSEPVGPDDVACRLNAVLPRGLRVTGAEEVAVADARAALSAFRAASYRVECEIGEGGSVQSVDDALRALLGSTEALVTRTRGGRSSPIEARRQIRRLAVAAGPCASARVVLEMELGMESEGSVRPAEVVGLLALSVPGLLARRIHRNALLVDPAG; the protein is encoded by the coding sequence ATGAAGGTCCTCCTGCGCTACGAGAAGGGCGAACCCGCGCGCTGGATCGGCCACCTGGACCTGCAGCGTGCCTTCGCGCGGGCGCTCCGGCGCGCCGGGCTGCCGGTGTCCTTCTCCGAGGGGTTCAACCCGCGCCCTCGCCTGGCGTTCGCCTCGGCGCTTGGCGTCGGGGTCACAGGCTCCGGCGAGGCGGCCATGCTCACGCTGAGCGAGCCCGTGGGCCCCGACGACGTAGCCTGCCGCCTGAACGCGGTGCTCCCGCGCGGGCTGCGTGTGACCGGCGCCGAAGAGGTCGCCGTGGCGGACGCCCGCGCCGCTCTGAGCGCCTTCCGGGCGGCCTCCTACCGCGTGGAATGCGAGATCGGCGAGGGGGGGAGCGTGCAGTCCGTCGACGATGCGCTGCGGGCGCTGCTCGGCAGCACGGAGGCCCTGGTCACGCGCACGCGCGGCGGCCGCTCGTCGCCGATAGAGGCCCGTCGGCAGATCCGCAGGCTCGCTGTCGCGGCGGGGCCGTGCGCCTCGGCGAGAGTCGTCCTGGAGATGGAGTTGGGCATGGAGTCGGAGGGGAGTGTCCGCCCGGCGGAGGTCGTCGGCCTGTTGGCCCTCTCGGTGCCCGGCCTGCTGGCGCGCCGGATCCATCGGAACGCTCTGCTCGTGGACCCCGCTGGCTGA